The genomic window CTCCATACACCAGACAAACTGCACACTGAAATTGATCTTTTATCACAACCCCTTCTACACACATCCATCTATCTCCTTTATAGCAATTAATCAATTTGAACACTGTTTCGTCCCATATGAGCAATAATCCTCTGGAGGCCCCAACTGAACTTACATACTCCCACCCAGCTCCATCTCTGCCCCAGATGCGCATAACGTCAAATTTGGTTACCAACTCTTTTTTTGTCTCTATCAGTCCCAACATATCCAAGCGagacttatttttaaaattctttaccaTACTTAATTTTCCAGCACCATCTAAACCTCTAATGTTCCAAGAACTAATAATCATTTAACATTAACAGAACACACATGGTTACGATTCTTTGGCCTGCTTCTTcgtattttctcttttttcttcgcCTGTCGCCGTTTCAGTGCCATTGCCTCATTTTGCTCCTGCAGGATTGCCATGATATCCTCCTCATCGCTACACTGAGCACCAGACTCTACAGCTAATTTTCAGGCTgctttaatttttgaattacgTATTATATACGTATACAGATATGATCGCTAAAAATAGTGGCTCGAAGTAGTCTGCATGTAACACAATTCACAAATAAAATACTTgtgtgtttttactttttagtggttgaattagtgaTTTAGCCGGGCAAGCATAAGAAAAGATTTGTATGGAAGAGATTTGGTTTCACCGTGTGACCGATGATTCTTCTTCGTCGAGTTCAGACTCGCCAAAACTTGTTCAAATCCCAGGAGAGTTTTCAAGTGGTCTAGCAAAACGTTTTGTTGAGTGAGTTAGTAGTTGTGGCTTTGTGTTGTGGGGTGAGGGGTTGAGATTTTGAAAGTGATAGGAAGAgaatcgaagaagaagaaaaagaagaaatcagAGTAGATAGGAATGACGTCATTATGTTTTCTGCAAAACGGCATTGCCGGTTTCAGCCTAATGGCGTTGACGATTTGCAGCTTACTTTTGCCGCCTCCCACAACGGCATATTACCgttatatatattattagttgGGGAATGCTAGGGGGATAATAATtttgttgaacaatatgaacaaccaccaatcaaataaaaacacactacacctccaaattaaccctctaaattttaatattaaaataatcatccgtacactaataaaatgaacatccgatatatctattatttacattatttaatattttcattatttacctatacttttccttattaGTTTTACTTTTCACATTTTTAtgctcttatgtatttttcaaatcTCACCCTTCACGACTTAATTTTGTTCCTACTACTCGTATATATAATGTATCCACTCAAAAGATGCGAGTGAAAATGGGAGCTAAGTTCGTAGAAACCTCCTCTGTTGACTACCCTCTCATAAGCGTTGACCTGTTGGTAGCACAAAAGAGAAACCAATCATTATGGTTAGTCTTTACATGCTTTTTTGTTGttgtgcttgtttgtgagtgGTTCTTGCGTTCTGTGCCGGTAAATTATGGCGGCAGCACTGCTGGGAGGAGCTGCCATTGGAGCTGCCTTCGGAGAATTGCTGAAGGCGGTTCTTGAAGTTAAGGACAAGGCCAGCAATTTCAAGAATACCTTGGCGTACCTCAGAACGATTCTGGTGAAGATAGATCCTTTGATCAAGGAAATGGAGCAACAGAACGATGAATTAGGCCGGCCGAAGGAAGAGCTGGATTCGCTGATTGAAGAGATGGAAGAGGGGACAAAGCTTGTTTACAGGTGTTCCAAGATCCACAGGTTGAATTTCCTTGCCAGGATACAGTACCAAGATGAACTTGCCAAATTGGTGGTGTCTCTAGAACGTTTCTTTAGGTTCGATGTGCCGGCTCAGACTTCAAGAGATACCAAAGAGACCTTGCTCAAAGTCACAAGGATACTTAGTGCTGTTAGGAAGCTGCCCTTAGCTAGAACTGAAAGCGCAACTGGTTCGGCTTCTGACTTGGATTCTATGCCTCTGGAATCAGATGTATGTGACACTCTACCACTGCAGCTTAATGATGAAAAGGAGAGGGAAGCTGATTCTACCGAGGAAGCCGCTGAATTAGAGCGCCTTGCTAAGCCGGTGTTGGAAGATATTGCCAGCCTTGTGCAGAAGGGTAGCCAAGTAAGTTTCTATATTCTTCTGCCATTTATTTTCAAGAGGAATAATCAATTTAATTAGAAGCCACAGCTGAATTTGATATCATTTATAACACTCCCCCTCAAATGGAAGCTCACAAAGCTTTAAGCTTGCGAGTTCCGACAAATTAACCCCCTTTAACAATGACAAAATATAAAGAAGACACCACAAAACGTGAGTGAATGAATGGCAGGGCAAAATGATTCTGTTTGGCTGAGCTTTTGAAGACGATTAGTGAAATAATGTTCATAGCCACTTAACTTAAAAACCGATTTAACAAGAAGAAAACTAAGGGACTTCTGTTTATAATTATAAAAGTTTCTTTCATGATCTTTAAATTTACAAGTGTAAAATACAGGCAGggaccaatatatatatatatatacttgacTTCTGAGAAAGTTTTCTTATAAAGGGACCAATTTATATGCAGGCAGAGGCAGAAATACATAAAGGGCGTCAAGACTTGCAAAACAAGCATGAAGCAAGTGGGAGACTGAGACGCAGCATTGAGTTTTTTGGCAGTAGAATGGGATTTACAGTTAGTGATTCTATTTTATTCCATGAAAATAATTCGATTGCTGAAGATATCTCTAAACTAGAAGATGCGTTTAAGCAGTTATTGTCATTTTTCAGGTTTGTATATTTTTAGCTTAATATTGTTCATGTTGAGCCAACGATTCATTGCTTGTGTTGTAAACTTGTAATCACTTGAGTatatgttttcttttgttttcttttttcctttcttttattttttttttcagtttcacCTCACTGCCACAGAAGGGACCTACTTAATTGACTTGTTACTCATTTTTCATTAGGTTACTCATCACTTGagtttatttatttgtatatGATGTTAAACAAAGTTGTGTAAGTCCAGAGATCTCTCTAGATATTTTAAGTGTTTTGATGGTGTCATTCTGTACCAGGGCACCCTTCTTTCGGTTCTTCATTTTGTTCTAATGAGTGTTGTACTTTATGATCACAACAGTTTCTTAGTTCCATGGTTCTTAATTGGTGGTTGCCTGATGGTTTCCatacaacaacaaagccttgtcccactaagtggggtcagctacatgaatcaaacgacgtcattgtgctctgtcatgtatcatgtctacagagagaccgtttacatgtagatctcgtttgaccacctcatggatggtctttttaggtcttcctctgcctttcgccccttatccatcttccatctcatccacactcctaactggatgttctatcggtcttcttctcatatgtccaaaccacctgagacgcgattcaaccatcttttctacaatgggtgctactccaactctctcccttatatcttcgttccttattttatccaatcgcgtatgaccactcattcatctcaacatcttcatctctgccacactcagcttatgttcgtgctcctctttagccgcccaacactccgtaccataaagcatagccggtcttatagcggtgcgatagaatttaaaggtacttttttgtcgcatataaaaccagatgcactctgccattttgaccaacctgcttggatcctatgatttacgtCATGTTCAATCTTTCCATTATCatatatgatgcacccaagatacttaaaacttttaatttttcgtaggatgttttctccaatcttcacttctatattagggttttccctttttagactgaacttacattccatatattccgtcttgctacggcttatgcgcagaccatacacttttagagcttctctccataactccaacttcttatttaggtcttcccttgactctcccataagaacgatatcatcggcaaaaaacatgcaccatggcacaagctcttggatgtgctctgtgagtacttccaagactaatgtaaaaaggtatggacttaaggatgatctctGGTGTAATCATATACCAATAGAAAAATCCTctatcacaccaccttgagtcttcacactagttgtggccccatcatacatgtctttaattacacgaatatatgcgatccttactctcctcttttctaaaaccttccataagacctcccttagtactctatcatacgctttttccaaatcaataaacaccatatgtagatcccttttattactacgatacctctctatcatccttcttaataggtatatcgtttcagtggtagatctgcctggcataaatccaaattggttccatgataatatatattttatgtaaAAAGTGAAAAATATCTTCTAAGCTCATAATATAATGAAATTATCATGGCAAAACAATGACAGTTCTTTGAGGCATATTTGGGCTTTATACCTTTGCTGCTTTCAGTGTTGTTAGTTCATGAACATGtgaatctttttttaatttttttcttgctTTGTAATAAGAGTGTTTTTCTTATGGGTGAAAAATTCATTCATGTTGCCATGAAATTATATTTTATCCTGTCTGCTTACAGCAAGCCTGTGGAACCTAAGCACCTCTTTGATTGCCTTACAAGCTCTATGCGACCCTCGTCAGGATCTCCCGACCATGAGGGTGATCCTAGTGGAAAGAAACCTTCCTCTTCTCATCATTCTGAGTCCCACGAAAATAACAACAGTGCTGATCCTGTTTTATGTACTCTTCTCAATCTTATACCATCAAGAATTGTGTCACCTCTACATTACTTAGCTCAGCAACTGGTTGAAGCTGGTCAACAACAACAGCTACTCAGAATCTACAGGTAATGCTCTTTGTTTTGATGCTGTTACACTGCAGAAGTAAAGTTGAAATTGCCTTGGATTAGATCTCTACTTTTGGAAAATTTTAAGTCTAAGTGAGAATGAAAATTATGGTTATCCATTAATTTGAAGTCAATTTATCTACTAAAGTGAAGGGGAGCCTTGGTACAACTTTTGAGTTCTCTCCATGTAACCTAAAGGTTGGAATCAACCCGAGGGTGTGACCCTTCCCTGAGCCATGCATAATGCAGATGCTTCGCAACATACTGCCCTTTTTTatctacaaaaataaaatttgccTCGAAGTTATGAGAAAAGTAACCATGCTCACAGCTTTTGTTCTCAGCCTGAATCCTCATCATGCTAAGGGCCAAAATTGGTCGTTATGAAATGGATCTTTTGAGTCTTGATTATGGGGGTTAAGTTAATGGTTTGAACCTTGAGGAGTAACTTGGAGTTCATTTACTCTTCAAACATTCCTTTCCCTCCAaaatcaaaactcaaaaacacATTACACACCATTAAGGAATAATTTGACACATCCAAAGTATACTATTAACGACAATCAGGGTCAAGATTTCTGTGACCCAGGGACTGCAACATGAAATCCATAATCACTCCTTCTCCTTGGCTATATCAGTTGTCATAAAATTCCAGGAAAATTCTAATCTTACGTTACAAAATATTTTCATCCTCTAAACTGTTGTAGGAACTGTTATTAAGAAATTGCAGACTAAGCAAATGTAATATAAGtccaataataattaatattattgCTGCAAGTACTTATTATTATAATCATTGCCATTGTTTAGAGATGCCCGTTCTAATTGGTTGGAAGAAAGCATCCAAATATTTGGGGTTGAGAAACTCAACAATGATGATGCTCAAAAGTTGCAGGTGGAGATATTAGAAGCCAAAATTGGAAGCTGGATTCATATAATGCCTATAGCCGTAAGAAGATTGTAGAATTGATCTGTCTTCCTTCTGTTTTCCGTTCAAATATATAACTAACTATACATGGACAGTTCAAGCTGTTTGCTGGAGAGCGGAATGTTTGTAATCTGATATTTGAAGGCTTTGATTCACTCGCTGAACAGTGTTTCTCCGAGGTGACTACAAACAATATCTCCATGCTACTTAGTATTGGTGAAGCAAATGCCAAAATCATTAAATCCCCGCAAAACTTCCATTTACTTTTAGACATGTGTGAAACAATGTTACAGCTTCATTTAGAGGTATGGCTCCTGACATCCAGAATCTTAAATTTAGCTACTATCACTTTCATGCATTGCTTTATAAATCCCAAGGGTTATACTAAAATATTTCTATACTATTTTCAATGATATTGATAAGTTCCTTTTTAATCATTCTATATTGAGATTGAAGTGAACCACTTCTGCTTGATAAGTTCCTTTTTATCATTCCTTTTTCTTTCTACACTCTTTTCTAAACCTATTAAAAAAACACAAGGCATATTTCAATGTGTTGAAATCTTTACCAACTATTTCACATGACAATTTGCAGATTGAAACACTTTTTAGAGGCAAAGCTTGCACTGAAATAAGAGAAGCAGTATTTCGTTTTACAAAACAACTTGCACAAATGGCCAACGAGGTCTTTGAAGATCTCGAAGAAGTAGTTGAAAAGGATGCTATAGAGACCGCAGTAACAGATGGAGTGCATCCTTTAACAAGCTATATGATTAATTTTGTGAGGGTTTTATATGAGTAAGTTCATATTTTTGGCATTCTGATAACTGATCCCAATAAGTTTATCCTATCATCAAATTGTTGGTATTTGATAGCAATCTTGATTTGACAGTTGATAAATGCTGCTTGTTGCTACATATTTTTCCTTTCATAGTTACACTTTCTAAAATTTTCATTACTGTTCAATATATATATGACTATATCTATAAGGGGGTTGTGCAAACCAATACTTTATTTTGCATTTAAGAGATGTCACTTACTAAACATTCAGTTTCTATAAATTTTGCCAAGATCTTGTTGATGTTCACATATTTGACCTAATTAGAATTCTATAAATGTATGCAGCTACCAGTCCACCTTGAAGCAATTGTTCCAAGAATTTGAAGGTGGAGACTATTCTTTGCAGCAGGCATCTGTAACTAGGCGAATAATGAAGGCTTTGGAATCCAAATTAGATTTGAAATCAAAGCAGTATAGAGACCCTGCATTTAAGCATATTTTTCTCATgaacaatatttattatattgttAAATTTGTTCAGAGATGGGTGATGACATCCACTATTGATAATTGATTTATTTAACTCAGTTTAAATGCATTCTCTGCTGGTTCcatgttattttttttctaatcctCTTATATTTTAGCTCTGAAGCCAAGGATATATTAGGGGATGATTGGGTACGACTACATAGTGGAATTGTGCAGCACCATGCAAATCAATACATAAGAAATGCTTGGGCAAAGGTATTGTTCTATTGACCCAATTGAGTGCAACATGTCTTGCAGCTCAGTTTCTGAACAAATCATCACATTCTTGCCATTTAATAAAGCCAGTCTGTCCTCTTTTGGGCATCTCACCCTACATATGCAGCTTAAAGAATCAAgaaatttgtttgatttttctatGAGCTTTAGTGCAATGGTTAAGTTGCTCCATATCACATCAAGGTCACAGGTTCAAGGTGTAGAATCAGCCACTTACACTTGTGTCAGTTTAGGCGACGTAGATTACATCCTTTAAATTTGACTCACTATTAAACTCTTGTATCACAGGATGCTTATGTTTTAGTATTATTATAAATTACAAATAAGGGTGGATATTTATCACTCATAGTCTCATATCATGCCACATTATGTCATATTAAATATTTCATTAAATCCTAATTCTTAACTTTCCCTGTTTCCTACCTAAAAACCATAGTCTGAACAATATGGTAAGACCGTAAGAGCTGCAATATTTCCCTTTTCTTATCAATTATCAATTTTCTCTGTCAAGAAGTAATGTATTCTTTGGTGGTATTGTGTGGTATATATTAATGTTCATTTTGGTTTTGGGTTTTGATCTTTGTGCAATCATCTGGATAAGAGCTTAGAATGTCATTGTCACCTTCAATGATTTCAGTCAATTCAGAAAGTACTGTTCTATTGTTGAACTTTTATTATTTACCTTCGCAGACTCTGCAATGCGTATCTGATAAGGGCATATATGTTGGCATGAACAATGGTGTTAGCAGAGCAGTTCTTAAAGACAGGTGATCTTTAAGTTGCTTCTTTATGTTAATTTATTTGGCAAAGCATTCTCTCCCTCTCTATCCCCGCCAACATGTGAATTTGCATGTGTTCTTAGGTTGAAGACATTCAATGATATGTTTGAGGAACTCCATCGGAAGCAATCTCAATGGAAAGTTCCTGACGCGGAATTGCAAGAGTCTCTACAGCTTGCAGTTGCTATGATCGTGTTGCCTGGCTATAGAACCTTTTTGGGACGTTTTCGGTATGTCTGTAATTTCAATTACTTGCAAAACATGAATGCATTGTTGCTCTTATATGTTTGCACATGATGCTTTGTTTTTGTGTGAGTGAGATTTTATTTAACTTTGATGCATAACCTTTTGTGTTACAGGTCTTTTTTGAAGGTTAAGCACATCAAATACACACCAGAAGATCTAGAACAAATGTTGGGTGACTTTTTCGAAGGAAAATTCATGAGCCAAGCGAAACGATAAATAAGTAGCTGATGATTAATTTGGGATGGTAGGCAGAGGCAAATGAGTGGCTTTGGTATCTGATTGCATCTTCTAGTTTCATGGAGGAGGATTGGTGCAAATGTGTTAAGAGATTTTGGTGTTACAACATATCCAAAGTCCCACGTCGGATAGTATATGATACTTGAAGTTGAATCTAAAGAGAGGAGTTGTTTCCCACTAATAGGACTTTATTAAGCCTAGCTTGTTGTGATGCCAATGCATGGAAATTGAGATTTGTTCCCTCACATCCCATCAGGTTTGAAATGGTAGTTGGTTGCTTTAGTTCTGCTCCTGTTGTTGTTTCCATTTTCAAAGGTGGCATGATGCAGCAATAAAAATTTAAGGTGTTTGCTACGGTACaatgataaattcatacgtaccgatacgtttaaaatataaacaaatagTAACAAGCCATGTGGAATTTATTTTCCAcatcaacatttaattttttcttttttaaatatatattatatcatcaCTTTTACTAAAACACCCCTTTAGTAATCAAAACAATAAACGCATCAACGTTATCATCgtcctcctccttctctctcgTTCATCTTCTTCCTTTCCATCTGCACTCTGTGATCTCATTCAAACCTCAAATCCAATGCTTCTTCATAGCTCCGTTCCCTTCACACCAAATTCGAAGACCAACAGAACCCACTTCCATTTCAGCAACTTCTCTTCCTTTAAGCCTCCAAATGCTCCCTTTCTCTATGTTTCATTCCATCGACCGGCGCAAGTGAAGCTTGAAAGGCCAGGTTCTCCTCCCCGAGATAGCGGTGTCCCTAGGCTGGTAAGCTTTGTAACTGATTACTGCAATCAGCTGCTTAATGATACATATCTACCACATTTGAAAAAGGTCCTAGAAATTCATCTTAGTTGGAGAAATGAAACATATGAAGAGGGTATTGTTTTCACACAAATATATGACACAATCAAGGAAGTTGCAGTTAATCTTGATTCTTGGTCAAAGGCCTATGAGGATATCACATTGTCCTACATTTTCATCATAAATAATCATTGCCATTTCTACAATTTGAGGGGTACCATGCTTGGGGATATGATAGGAGATACTTGGTTAGGAGCACTTGAACAATACAAGGACTATTATGCAGCACTTTATTTGAGGAATAGCTGCGGAAAGCTTCTATCAATTATTGTTCAAAAAGATTTACTTTCATCCTCATTGAGTAGCCAAGATTTGGGAAAGAGATTGCATGCTTTCAATGTAGCTTTTGATGAGAGGTACAAGATGGAATCTAGTTGGACAATTTGTGATGAGGCCTTGAGGAAAAACATATGCAAGCATTTGGTGGAATGTATTGTACCAATTTATAAGGCCTATGGTGAGGGTGCCTTGAAGTGTACACTGAGGAGTGCACAACCCAGATTGGTTCAACTGATGAACACAAAGTTCAAATCAATCTCTTCAATACAAATTCCTCCAACTAACATGTCCTCTAACTAAGCTAACTAATAcatatgaaatgaaaaaaaatgagaaatttaTATTCATCAACTTAATTTTCAGTACATACTACATATACTTTGATCTCATCTAGAGTATAATATGTTATAACAGAATAGAACTAGTAACTGAAAGTATAACTAACTTACAACTACCTTAACTAACTAACTGTCTATCTATCTATATGTCTTTTATTTTTTGGAATCATTCATAGTAATTACAACTTAATTGGTTATAAGAAGCATAATTTAAAATGATGAGAAGGAGGCAGAGAAGCTTTAGCATTAGCAATGGCACCTGAACATGGAGGGAAGAAGGGGTTTGAGGagagaaaggaaaagaagaaagggGTGCCTTCACGAGGGTCAACAGCGAACCTGACGCCAATGGCCAAAGGGGAAGAAGAACCCTCATGACCCTCATTGGTCAAAGCAGAGAGGGTTCCCACAGTGGCAAGCTCCATGATGGTTCTAGAAACCTCTGCGGGGAAGGACTTCTTGTTGCTGTGAGTGCTCAATTCGAAATGGGGTGATTCTGAAACCGCGGAAAGGGAGCATTTTGGAGGCTTAAAGGAAGAGAAGTTGCTGAAATGGAAGTGGGTTCCATTGGTCTTCGAATTTGGTGTGAAGGGAACGGAGCTATGAAGAAGCATTGGATTTGAGGTTTGAATGAGATCACAGAGTGCAGATGCAAAGGAAGAAGATGAAcgagagagaaggaggaggacGATGATAACGTTGATGCGTTTATTGTTTTGATTACTAGAGGGGTGTTTTAGTAAAAGtgatgatataatatatatttaaaaaaaattaaatattgataTGGAAAATAAATTTTACATGGCTTGTTATTATTTGTCTATATTTTAAATGTATTGGTACGTataaatttatcatcgtaccgtaaCAAACACCAAAATTTAAAGTTGAATAATATGTATGAACGTGTACATGATGCAAGGGGAGCCAGCCAAGGACCTAAGTAACCTTTGATAATGTGAAAGGTTTTAATTTCTTCCGCTATATTTGCTTTGTTAGGGATTGAATGAAAAATAGGGAAacaataaaaagtattgtcataTAGTTGAGATTTGTtaaataatttgagatatttaattaaattattatctaataatttttaattatcaactttaGATGAAAATAATTGTATATGAGTAAATACCATGTTAAGTGGAAAGAATGGTTTTATTTTTGGAGCTGGTGGGTGTTGTATACAAGTATATTTAGGTACATAAAATTACACATAAGCAAGTAAACTATTTAGTATTTACAGAAACAACAAATCCGTacaaaaactaaactcattaagttatataagtaataaATTTAAGGggaaaatatttattaattatcttaTACTATATTAAAAAAGAAATAGCTAAATTTATCTTCAATCATTTTGTACATTAATCCCTAAATCTTGAAGTGTATAAAGTCTAAACCCATATACTATGCTATAATTTTCTTTTATCCAGAATAATTATGTTAGTTCTTTTCAGCagttagtgtatatatatatatgtaagtcATTTACAAAAGTAATatatgttgtaaaataaataaataagaaagagataataaatataaaataagaggTATAATTATATAATCTTAATAGTAATATCTACTACAATTATTATCACAATATAATAGATGTATTTATTAATACTGTAGTAAAGAATATAAGAGAGAGAAAATAGTAAAATAGAGAGAGTGAAGAATGTTTTATTATTAATAGTTGTGTGTACGTACTATCACAAACCCAT from Arachis ipaensis cultivar K30076 chromosome B09, Araip1.1, whole genome shotgun sequence includes these protein-coding regions:
- the LOC107617867 gene encoding exocyst complex component EXO70A1 isoform X1 codes for the protein MAAALLGGAAIGAAFGELLKAVLEVKDKASNFKNTLAYLRTILVKIDPLIKEMEQQNDELGRPKEELDSLIEEMEEGTKLVYRCSKIHRLNFLARIQYQDELAKLVVSLERFFRFDVPAQTSRDTKETLLKVTRILSAVRKLPLARTESATGSASDLDSMPLESDVCDTLPLQLNDEKEREADSTEEAAELERLAKPVLEDIASLVQKGSQGPIYMQAEAEIHKGRQDLQNKHEASGRLRRSIEFFGSRMGFTVSDSILFHENNSIAEDISKLEDAFKQLLSFFSKPVEPKHLFDCLTSSMRPSSGSPDHEGDPSGKKPSSSHHSESHENNNSADPVLCTLLNLIPSRIVSPLHYLAQQLVEAGQQQQLLRIYRDARSNWLEESIQIFGVEKLNNDDAQKLQVEILEAKIGSWIHIMPIAFKLFAGERNVCNLIFEGFDSLAEQCFSEVTTNNISMLLSIGEANAKIIKSPQNFHLLLDMCETMLQLHLEIETLFRGKACTEIREAVFRFTKQLAQMANEVFEDLEEVVEKDAIETAVTDGVHPLTSYMINFVRVLYDYQSTLKQLFQEFEGGDYSLQQASVTRRIMKALESKLDLKSKQYRDPAFKHIFLMNNIYYIVKFVQSSEAKDILGDDWVRLHSGIVQHHANQYIRNAWAKTLQCVSDKGIYVGMNNGVSRAVLKDRLKTFNDMFEELHRKQSQWKVPDAELQESLQLAVAMIVLPGYRTFLGRFRSFLKVKHIKYTPEDLEQMLGDFFEGKFMSQAKR
- the LOC107617867 gene encoding exocyst complex component EXO70A1 isoform X3, whose translation is MAAALLGGAAIGAAFGELLKAVLEVKDKASNFKNTLAYLRTILVKIDPLIKEMEQQNDELGRPKEELDSLIEEMEEGTKLVYRCSKIHRLNFLARIQYQDELAKLVVSLERFFRFDVPAQTSRDTKETLLKVTRILSAVRKLPLARTESATGSASDLDSMPLESDVCDTLPLQLNDEKEREADSTEEAAELERLAKPVLEDIASLVQKGSQGPIYMQAEAEIHKGRQDLQNKHEASGRLRRSIEFFGSRMGFTVSDSILFHENNSIAEDISKLEDAFKQLLSFFSKPVEPKHLFDCLTSSMRPSSGSPDHEGDPSGKKPSSSHHSESHENNNSADPVLCTLLNLIPSRIVSPLHYLAQQLVEAGQQQQLLRIYRDARSNWLEESIQIFGVEKLNNDDAQKLQVEILEAKIGSWIHIMPIAFKLFAGERNVCNLIFEGFDSLAEQCFSEVTTNNISMLLSIGEANAKIIKSPQNFHLLLDMCETMLQLHLEIETLFRGKACTEIREAVFRFTKQLAQMANEVFEDLEEVVEKDAIETAVTDGVHPLTSYMINFVRVLYDYQSTLKQLFQEFEGGDYSLQQASVTRRIMKALESKLDLKSKHSEAKDILGDDWVRLHSGIVQHHANQYIRNAWAKTLQCVSDKGIYVGMNNGVSRAVLKDRLKTFNDMFEELHRKQSQWKVPDAELQESLQLAVAMIVLPGYRTFLGRFRSFLKVKHIKYTPEDLEQMLGDFFEGKFMSQAKR
- the LOC107617867 gene encoding exocyst complex component EXO70A1 isoform X2 → MAAALLGGAAIGAAFGELLKAVLEVKDKASNFKNTLAYLRTILVKIDPLIKEMEQQNDELGRPKEELDSLIEEMEEGTKLVYRCSKIHRLNFLARIQYQDELAKLVVSLERFFRFDVPAQTSRDTKETLLKVTRILSAVRKLPLARTESATGSASDLDSMPLESDVCDTLPLQLNDEKEREADSTEEAAELERLAKPVLEDIASLVQKGSQAEAEIHKGRQDLQNKHEASGRLRRSIEFFGSRMGFTVSDSILFHENNSIAEDISKLEDAFKQLLSFFSKPVEPKHLFDCLTSSMRPSSGSPDHEGDPSGKKPSSSHHSESHENNNSADPVLCTLLNLIPSRIVSPLHYLAQQLVEAGQQQQLLRIYRDARSNWLEESIQIFGVEKLNNDDAQKLQVEILEAKIGSWIHIMPIAFKLFAGERNVCNLIFEGFDSLAEQCFSEVTTNNISMLLSIGEANAKIIKSPQNFHLLLDMCETMLQLHLEIETLFRGKACTEIREAVFRFTKQLAQMANEVFEDLEEVVEKDAIETAVTDGVHPLTSYMINFVRVLYDYQSTLKQLFQEFEGGDYSLQQASVTRRIMKALESKLDLKSKQYRDPAFKHIFLMNNIYYIVKFVQSSEAKDILGDDWVRLHSGIVQHHANQYIRNAWAKTLQCVSDKGIYVGMNNGVSRAVLKDRLKTFNDMFEELHRKQSQWKVPDAELQESLQLAVAMIVLPGYRTFLGRFRSFLKVKHIKYTPEDLEQMLGDFFEGKFMSQAKR
- the LOC107617867 gene encoding exocyst complex component EXO70A1 isoform X4, which translates into the protein MPLESDVCDTLPLQLNDEKEREADSTEEAAELERLAKPVLEDIASLVQKGSQGPIYMQAEAEIHKGRQDLQNKHEASGRLRRSIEFFGSRMGFTVSDSILFHENNSIAEDISKLEDAFKQLLSFFSKPVEPKHLFDCLTSSMRPSSGSPDHEGDPSGKKPSSSHHSESHENNNSADPVLCTLLNLIPSRIVSPLHYLAQQLVEAGQQQQLLRIYRDARSNWLEESIQIFGVEKLNNDDAQKLQVEILEAKIGSWIHIMPIAFKLFAGERNVCNLIFEGFDSLAEQCFSEVTTNNISMLLSIGEANAKIIKSPQNFHLLLDMCETMLQLHLEIETLFRGKACTEIREAVFRFTKQLAQMANEVFEDLEEVVEKDAIETAVTDGVHPLTSYMINFVRVLYDYQSTLKQLFQEFEGGDYSLQQASVTRRIMKALESKLDLKSKQYRDPAFKHIFLMNNIYYIVKFVQSSEAKDILGDDWVRLHSGIVQHHANQYIRNAWAKTLQCVSDKGIYVGMNNGVSRAVLKDRLKTFNDMFEELHRKQSQWKVPDAELQESLQLAVAMIVLPGYRTFLGRFRSFLKVKHIKYTPEDLEQMLGDFFEGKFMSQAKR
- the LOC107617867 gene encoding exocyst complex component EXO70A1 isoform X5, which produces MGFTVSDSILFHENNSIAEDISKLEDAFKQLLSFFSKPVEPKHLFDCLTSSMRPSSGSPDHEGDPSGKKPSSSHHSESHENNNSADPVLCTLLNLIPSRIVSPLHYLAQQLVEAGQQQQLLRIYRDARSNWLEESIQIFGVEKLNNDDAQKLQVEILEAKIGSWIHIMPIAFKLFAGERNVCNLIFEGFDSLAEQCFSEVTTNNISMLLSIGEANAKIIKSPQNFHLLLDMCETMLQLHLEIETLFRGKACTEIREAVFRFTKQLAQMANEVFEDLEEVVEKDAIETAVTDGVHPLTSYMINFVRVLYDYQSTLKQLFQEFEGGDYSLQQASVTRRIMKALESKLDLKSKQYRDPAFKHIFLMNNIYYIVKFVQSSEAKDILGDDWVRLHSGIVQHHANQYIRNAWAKTLQCVSDKGIYVGMNNGVSRAVLKDRLKTFNDMFEELHRKQSQWKVPDAELQESLQLAVAMIVLPGYRTFLGRFRSFLKVKHIKYTPEDLEQMLGDFFEGKFMSQAKR